One part of the Anopheles merus strain MAF chromosome 3L, AmerM5.1, whole genome shotgun sequence genome encodes these proteins:
- the LOC121600114 gene encoding uncharacterized protein LOC121600114 isoform X1, with amino-acid sequence MSVSSRWTTIKRASLCRTCLRKHPGACPVTTLCGVNGCERRHHQLLHSSGSSQLLSDIPPELSRVNTSCNVHSATSGGVMFKYVPVTLYGNGKKVDTIAILDDGSSATFMEHDLLRQLGISGKHRPLCISWTGNQSRVEDESVELSVKISGVGSSFIYDMNTVHTVRTLGLCDQSVEPRQLATQYSHLRGLPLPLYQNASAKVLIGIDNCFLSQTLKTVERGTNEPSASKTRLGWVVYGPCSSSASDCNRYDGNTFMNVHICPCNKKKDDEMDLALKEYFSLESLGVYRPMKQLRSDDEEHALKILSSNVRLVDGHFEASLLWKYDTIKLPDNKAMALRRHECLERKLRRNPELNKAMHSKIAEYEQKGYIRKLSPIEQSSKKSNDWFLPIFPVTNPNKPGKIRVVFDAAAKVNGVSLNSFLLTGPDQLVGLLTVLYKFREYKVAVTGDIREMFFQVRMNPRDQRSQMFLWNDGEIGSTPQQYVLQVMTFGAACSPSTAHYVKNLNAERFEEQYQRAVECIKYEHYVDDMLSSIETEDEAIQLAQEVCFIHSQGGFEIRNWLSNSSKVKAAMNRVEPGAEAPVEVELATEKVLGMWWNTETDVFTFKISPRYEPHTLLQGRVPTKREILKILMSIYDPLGLIGHLLMYLKILLQEVWRAKTQWDEEISGSLLVKWQTWVSVLPSLQFVSIPRCYRQATHLNQCHIELHIFCDASENGMAAVAYFRFERDGLIECALVGSKTKVAPISFTSIPRLELQAAVIGTRLAQTIKSSHRLQITREVYWTDSRTVISWINADHRKYSQFVAVRISEIVETSNAVDWNWVSTKMNVADEGTKWQKVPELGPTSRWFRGPDFLWKSTSEWPKKEMEPGATDEEIRHKLLHHSMYMPLLEFTRFSKWQRLLRAVAYVYRFITNCRKGKLKQRGELTQDELVQAENAIYRQAQRDEYADEIGMLSDIELQCQPWKKPLKKTSPLYQLSPFIDEHKVLRMKGRIEKCMWVGDDTKRPVIIPNNHYATELIISWYHEKYRHANHQTALNEIRLKYHVPKLKSTYSRVRRCCQYCKVYKTAPQNPAMGDLPYQRLAAYQHPFSYTGIDYFGPMIVAVGRRTEKRWGVIFTCLTTRGIHIEVAHSLSTDSCIFAIRNFTARKGLPLEFVSDRGTNFVGASRELKEAAALIDVDRLMAEFVQPGTKWVFNPPAAPHFGGSWERLIQSIKKTLASFDLPHHPTDELLRARLSEVELIVNSRPLTEIPLEDEAESPLTPNHFILGSSNGSKPPLPFDDSTPSVRKSWKSAQQFADMFWKRWVIEYLPTLTKRSRWYKQTKPLDEGDLVLVADGNNPRNCWPRGRIVKVYRAADNQVRRVTIQTNSGLLDRPAVNVAILEVGTTKLSR; translated from the coding sequence ATGAGTGTGAGTTCGCGTTGGACAACTATAAAGCGTGCGTCACTGTGTAGAACGTGCCTCCGCAAGCACCCAGGTGCATGCCCTGTAACTACGTTGTGCGGAGTAAATGGGTGCGAACGCCGTCATCATCAGTTGTTACACTCGTCCGGTAGCAGCCAACTATTATCAGACATCCCGCCAGAATTGAGTCGAGTCAACACCAGCTGTAACGTGCATTCTGCTACTTCCGGAGGAGTTATGTTCAAGTATGTGCCGGTTACGTTATATGGGAATGGGAAGAAGGTTGATACTATCGCTATTTTAGATGACGGATCGTCGGCAACGTTTATGGAACATGACTTGCTGAGACAGCTAGGCATCAGTGGCAAGCATCGTCCATTATGCATATCGTGGACCGGTAACCAAAGCAGGGTTGAAGACGAGTCCGTAGAATTATCTGTTAAGATATCTGGCGTTGGGTCATCTTTCATATATGACATGAACACGGTCCATACAGTTCGTACCCTTGGCTTATGTGATCAATCAGTAGAACCGAGGCAATTAGCCACTCAGTATAGCCATTTGAGAGGTCTTCCACTACCATTATATCAAAATGCCTCGGCGAAGGTCCTAATTGGCATTGATAATTGCTTCTTGAGCCAAACCCTTAAAACGGTCGAAAGAGGGACAAACGAGCCGTCAGCATCAAAAACCCGACTTGGATGGGTAGTTTACGGGCCATGCTCAAGTAGCGCATCAGATTGTAACCGGTACGACGGAAATACATTTATGAACGTCCATATCTGCccctgcaataaaaaaaaagacgatgAGATGGATCTGGCTCTAAAAGAATACTTCTCTTTAGAATCGCTAGGAGTATATCGACCAATGAAACAATTGCGCTCTGATGACGAAGAACATGCGCTTAAAATTCTTTCCTCGAATGTTCGGTTGGTAGATGGGCATTTCGAAGCGAGCCTTCTGTGGAAGTACGACACAATAAAACTTCCTGATAATAAAGCGATGGCTTTGAGGCGTCACGAATGTCTGGAGAGAAAACTGCGCCGTAACCCAGAACTGAATAAAGCCATGCACTCCAAAATTGCAGAGTACGAACAAAAGGGGTACATCAGAAAGCTTTCACCGATAgaacaaagcagcaaaaagtcaaatgactggttcctaccgatttttcctGTCACGAACCCGAACAAACCTGGCAAGATACGAGTAGTAtttgatgctgctgcaaaGGTGAATGGGGTCAGCCTAAACTCGTTTTTACTGACCGGACCGGATCAACTTGTAGGACTGCTCACGGTTCTTTATAAATTTCGGGAATATAAGGTAGCAGTGACCGGTGACATTCGAGAAATGTTTTTTCAAGTGCGGATGAACCCGCGAGACCAACGAAGTCAAATGTTTCTCTGGAATGATGGAGAAATTGGAAGCACTCCTCAACAATATGTGCTACAGGTTATGACGTTTGGTGCAGCATGTTCTCCAAGCACCGCGCACTATGTAAAAAATCTGAACGCAGAAAGATTTGAAGAACAATATCAAAGGGCAGTCGAATGCATCAAATATGAGCACTACGTTGATGACATGCTCTCTAGTATAGAAACTGAAGATGAAGCTATCCAATTAGCACAGGAAGTTTGCTTCATTCACTCACAAGGCGGATTTGAGATCCGTAATTGGTTGTCCAATTCATCAAAGGTTAAAGCTGCAATGAACCGGGTTGAGCCTGGAGCAGAAGCACCCGTCGAAGTTGAACTTGCGACAGAGAAAGTACTCGGCATGTGGTGGAACACGGAGACGGATGTGTTCACGTTTAAAATCTCTCCACGATATGAGCCGCATACATTACTACAAGGACGAGTACCTACAAAGAGAGAGATTTTGAAAATACTCATGTCTATATATGATCCTCTGGGGCTAATTGGTCACCTTCTCATGTACCTGAAGATCCTGCTGCAAGAAGTGTGGCGCGCAAAGACTCAATGGGATGAAGAAATTTCTGGTAGTTTGCTTGTGAAATGGCAAACATGGGTATCCGTTCTGCCTAGTTTACAATTTGTGAGCATACCGAGGTGTTACCGGCAGGCCACGCATTTAAATCAATGTCACATAGAACTTCACATCTTCTGCGACGCCAGTGAGAACGGGATGGCCGCTGTAGCCTACTTTAGATTCGAAAGAGACGGGCTGATAGAATGTGCATTGGTGGGCTCAAAAACTAAAGTTGCACCGATATCCTTCACATCCATACCAAGGTTAGAGCTTCAAGCGGCAGTCATAGGAACACGATTGGcccaaacaataaaaagctCGCATCGTCTGCAAATCACTCGTGAAGTGTATTGGACGGATTCACGAACCGTCATTAGCTGGATTAATGCAGATCACCGAAAGTATAGCCAATTCGTTGCCGTACGCATCAGCGAAATTGTGGAAACCTCTAATGCTGTAGATTGGAACTGGGTGTCCACGAAAATGAACGTAGCCGATGAAGggacaaaatggcaaaaggtTCCGGAACTCGGGCCCACCAGCAGATGGTTCCGCGGTCCCGATTTCCTATGGAAATCGACCAGTGAGTggccaaaaaaggaaatggaacCGGGTGCAACGGACGAAGAAATACGCCACAAATTACTGCACCACTCGATGTATATGCCACTATTAGAGTTCACTCGTTTTTCTAAGTGGCAGCGACTGCTACGAGCAGTTGCATACGTATACCGCTTCATAACAAATTGTCGAAAGGGTAAACTAAAACAACGAGGAGAGCTTACGCAGGATGAACTGGTACAAGCTGAAAATGCAATCTATCGACAAGCTCAGAGAGACGAATATGCGGATGAAATCGGGATGTTAAGCGATATCGAGCTACAATGTCAGCCTTGGAAAAAGCCACTCAAAAAGACTAGCCCGCTATACCAACTGAGCCCTTTCATCGATGAACACAAAGTCCTGCGAATGAAGGGAAGAATCGAGAAATGCATGTGGGTTGGCGATGACACCAAACGACCGGTGATAATTCCAAATAACCACTATGCCACCGAACTAATAATCAGTTGGTATCACGAGAAATATCGGCACGCGAACCATCAAACAGCACTCAATGAAATTCGACTTAAATATCACGTTCCGAAGCTCAAGAGCACTTATAGCCGAGTAAGACGCTGTTGTCAATACTGCAAGGTATATAAAACCGCTCCACAAAATCCTGCTATGGGAGACCTCCCGTACCAACGGCTAGCTGCCTACCAGCATCCATTTTCTTACACCGGGATCGACTACTTCGGACCGATGATAGTAGCAGTCGGAAGAAGAACCGAAAAACGCTGGGGGGTGATTTTCACCTGCCTCACTACCAGAGGAATACACATCGAGGTTGCGCATAGTCTTTCTACAGACTCGTGTATTTTCGCGATCCGCAATTTCACCGCTAGAAAGGGACTGCCACTGGAGTTCGTTAGTGATAGAGGCACCAATTTTGTAGGCGCATCTCGTGAACTGAAGGAAGCTGCTGCACTGATTGATGTGGACCGGTTGATGGCAGAGTTTGTGCAACCCGGGACAAAGTGGGTTTTTAACCCACCTGCAGCACCGCATTTTGGTGGGTCATGGGAGAGATTGATccaatcaataaaaaagaCGCTTGCCTCCTTTGACCTTCCTCATCACCCCACCGATGAGCTATTACGGGCTAGGTTGAGTGAAGTGGAGCTGATTGTTAACTCACGACCCCTGACAGAAATTCCACTCGAAGATGAAGCTGAATCTCCCTTAACGccaaatcatttcattttaggCAGTTCGAACGGAAGCAAGCCTCCGCTACCCTTTGACGATTCCACTCCGTCCGTGCGTAAATCCTGGAAATCAGCACAACAGTTTGCAGACATGTTTTGGAAGAGATGGGTAATCGAGTACCTACCAACACTAACGAAGCGATCGAGATGGTACAAGCAGACGAAACCATTAGATGAAGGCGACTTGGTATTGGTTGCGGATGGAAACAACCCGCGGAACTGCTGGCCTAGGGGACGAATTGTAAAGGTGTATCGAGCTGCTGACAATCAAGTGCGGCGCGTAACTATACAGACAAATAGTGGTTTGTTAGATAGACCGGCAGTAAATGTTGCTATATTGGAGGTCGGCACAACGAAGCTAAGTCGCTGA
- the LOC121600114 gene encoding uncharacterized protein LOC121600114 isoform X2, which translates to MEHDLLRQLGISGKHRPLCISWTGNQSRVEDESVELSVKISGVGSSFIYDMNTVHTVRTLGLCDQSVEPRQLATQYSHLRGLPLPLYQNASAKVLIGIDNCFLSQTLKTVERGTNEPSASKTRLGWVVYGPCSSSASDCNRYDGNTFMNVHICPCNKKKDDEMDLALKEYFSLESLGVYRPMKQLRSDDEEHALKILSSNVRLVDGHFEASLLWKYDTIKLPDNKAMALRRHECLERKLRRNPELNKAMHSKIAEYEQKGYIRKLSPIEQSSKKSNDWFLPIFPVTNPNKPGKIRVVFDAAAKVNGVSLNSFLLTGPDQLVGLLTVLYKFREYKVAVTGDIREMFFQVRMNPRDQRSQMFLWNDGEIGSTPQQYVLQVMTFGAACSPSTAHYVKNLNAERFEEQYQRAVECIKYEHYVDDMLSSIETEDEAIQLAQEVCFIHSQGGFEIRNWLSNSSKVKAAMNRVEPGAEAPVEVELATEKVLGMWWNTETDVFTFKISPRYEPHTLLQGRVPTKREILKILMSIYDPLGLIGHLLMYLKILLQEVWRAKTQWDEEISGSLLVKWQTWVSVLPSLQFVSIPRCYRQATHLNQCHIELHIFCDASENGMAAVAYFRFERDGLIECALVGSKTKVAPISFTSIPRLELQAAVIGTRLAQTIKSSHRLQITREVYWTDSRTVISWINADHRKYSQFVAVRISEIVETSNAVDWNWVSTKMNVADEGTKWQKVPELGPTSRWFRGPDFLWKSTSEWPKKEMEPGATDEEIRHKLLHHSMYMPLLEFTRFSKWQRLLRAVAYVYRFITNCRKGKLKQRGELTQDELVQAENAIYRQAQRDEYADEIGMLSDIELQCQPWKKPLKKTSPLYQLSPFIDEHKVLRMKGRIEKCMWVGDDTKRPVIIPNNHYATELIISWYHEKYRHANHQTALNEIRLKYHVPKLKSTYSRVRRCCQYCKVYKTAPQNPAMGDLPYQRLAAYQHPFSYTGIDYFGPMIVAVGRRTEKRWGVIFTCLTTRGIHIEVAHSLSTDSCIFAIRNFTARKGLPLEFVSDRGTNFVGASRELKEAAALIDVDRLMAEFVQPGTKWVFNPPAAPHFGGSWERLIQSIKKTLASFDLPHHPTDELLRARLSEVELIVNSRPLTEIPLEDEAESPLTPNHFILGSSNGSKPPLPFDDSTPSVRKSWKSAQQFADMFWKRWVIEYLPTLTKRSRWYKQTKPLDEGDLVLVADGNNPRNCWPRGRIVKVYRAADNQVRRVTIQTNSGLLDRPAVNVAILEVGTTKLSR; encoded by the coding sequence ATGGAACATGACTTGCTGAGACAGCTAGGCATCAGTGGCAAGCATCGTCCATTATGCATATCGTGGACCGGTAACCAAAGCAGGGTTGAAGACGAGTCCGTAGAATTATCTGTTAAGATATCTGGCGTTGGGTCATCTTTCATATATGACATGAACACGGTCCATACAGTTCGTACCCTTGGCTTATGTGATCAATCAGTAGAACCGAGGCAATTAGCCACTCAGTATAGCCATTTGAGAGGTCTTCCACTACCATTATATCAAAATGCCTCGGCGAAGGTCCTAATTGGCATTGATAATTGCTTCTTGAGCCAAACCCTTAAAACGGTCGAAAGAGGGACAAACGAGCCGTCAGCATCAAAAACCCGACTTGGATGGGTAGTTTACGGGCCATGCTCAAGTAGCGCATCAGATTGTAACCGGTACGACGGAAATACATTTATGAACGTCCATATCTGCccctgcaataaaaaaaaagacgatgAGATGGATCTGGCTCTAAAAGAATACTTCTCTTTAGAATCGCTAGGAGTATATCGACCAATGAAACAATTGCGCTCTGATGACGAAGAACATGCGCTTAAAATTCTTTCCTCGAATGTTCGGTTGGTAGATGGGCATTTCGAAGCGAGCCTTCTGTGGAAGTACGACACAATAAAACTTCCTGATAATAAAGCGATGGCTTTGAGGCGTCACGAATGTCTGGAGAGAAAACTGCGCCGTAACCCAGAACTGAATAAAGCCATGCACTCCAAAATTGCAGAGTACGAACAAAAGGGGTACATCAGAAAGCTTTCACCGATAgaacaaagcagcaaaaagtcaaatgactggttcctaccgatttttcctGTCACGAACCCGAACAAACCTGGCAAGATACGAGTAGTAtttgatgctgctgcaaaGGTGAATGGGGTCAGCCTAAACTCGTTTTTACTGACCGGACCGGATCAACTTGTAGGACTGCTCACGGTTCTTTATAAATTTCGGGAATATAAGGTAGCAGTGACCGGTGACATTCGAGAAATGTTTTTTCAAGTGCGGATGAACCCGCGAGACCAACGAAGTCAAATGTTTCTCTGGAATGATGGAGAAATTGGAAGCACTCCTCAACAATATGTGCTACAGGTTATGACGTTTGGTGCAGCATGTTCTCCAAGCACCGCGCACTATGTAAAAAATCTGAACGCAGAAAGATTTGAAGAACAATATCAAAGGGCAGTCGAATGCATCAAATATGAGCACTACGTTGATGACATGCTCTCTAGTATAGAAACTGAAGATGAAGCTATCCAATTAGCACAGGAAGTTTGCTTCATTCACTCACAAGGCGGATTTGAGATCCGTAATTGGTTGTCCAATTCATCAAAGGTTAAAGCTGCAATGAACCGGGTTGAGCCTGGAGCAGAAGCACCCGTCGAAGTTGAACTTGCGACAGAGAAAGTACTCGGCATGTGGTGGAACACGGAGACGGATGTGTTCACGTTTAAAATCTCTCCACGATATGAGCCGCATACATTACTACAAGGACGAGTACCTACAAAGAGAGAGATTTTGAAAATACTCATGTCTATATATGATCCTCTGGGGCTAATTGGTCACCTTCTCATGTACCTGAAGATCCTGCTGCAAGAAGTGTGGCGCGCAAAGACTCAATGGGATGAAGAAATTTCTGGTAGTTTGCTTGTGAAATGGCAAACATGGGTATCCGTTCTGCCTAGTTTACAATTTGTGAGCATACCGAGGTGTTACCGGCAGGCCACGCATTTAAATCAATGTCACATAGAACTTCACATCTTCTGCGACGCCAGTGAGAACGGGATGGCCGCTGTAGCCTACTTTAGATTCGAAAGAGACGGGCTGATAGAATGTGCATTGGTGGGCTCAAAAACTAAAGTTGCACCGATATCCTTCACATCCATACCAAGGTTAGAGCTTCAAGCGGCAGTCATAGGAACACGATTGGcccaaacaataaaaagctCGCATCGTCTGCAAATCACTCGTGAAGTGTATTGGACGGATTCACGAACCGTCATTAGCTGGATTAATGCAGATCACCGAAAGTATAGCCAATTCGTTGCCGTACGCATCAGCGAAATTGTGGAAACCTCTAATGCTGTAGATTGGAACTGGGTGTCCACGAAAATGAACGTAGCCGATGAAGggacaaaatggcaaaaggtTCCGGAACTCGGGCCCACCAGCAGATGGTTCCGCGGTCCCGATTTCCTATGGAAATCGACCAGTGAGTggccaaaaaaggaaatggaacCGGGTGCAACGGACGAAGAAATACGCCACAAATTACTGCACCACTCGATGTATATGCCACTATTAGAGTTCACTCGTTTTTCTAAGTGGCAGCGACTGCTACGAGCAGTTGCATACGTATACCGCTTCATAACAAATTGTCGAAAGGGTAAACTAAAACAACGAGGAGAGCTTACGCAGGATGAACTGGTACAAGCTGAAAATGCAATCTATCGACAAGCTCAGAGAGACGAATATGCGGATGAAATCGGGATGTTAAGCGATATCGAGCTACAATGTCAGCCTTGGAAAAAGCCACTCAAAAAGACTAGCCCGCTATACCAACTGAGCCCTTTCATCGATGAACACAAAGTCCTGCGAATGAAGGGAAGAATCGAGAAATGCATGTGGGTTGGCGATGACACCAAACGACCGGTGATAATTCCAAATAACCACTATGCCACCGAACTAATAATCAGTTGGTATCACGAGAAATATCGGCACGCGAACCATCAAACAGCACTCAATGAAATTCGACTTAAATATCACGTTCCGAAGCTCAAGAGCACTTATAGCCGAGTAAGACGCTGTTGTCAATACTGCAAGGTATATAAAACCGCTCCACAAAATCCTGCTATGGGAGACCTCCCGTACCAACGGCTAGCTGCCTACCAGCATCCATTTTCTTACACCGGGATCGACTACTTCGGACCGATGATAGTAGCAGTCGGAAGAAGAACCGAAAAACGCTGGGGGGTGATTTTCACCTGCCTCACTACCAGAGGAATACACATCGAGGTTGCGCATAGTCTTTCTACAGACTCGTGTATTTTCGCGATCCGCAATTTCACCGCTAGAAAGGGACTGCCACTGGAGTTCGTTAGTGATAGAGGCACCAATTTTGTAGGCGCATCTCGTGAACTGAAGGAAGCTGCTGCACTGATTGATGTGGACCGGTTGATGGCAGAGTTTGTGCAACCCGGGACAAAGTGGGTTTTTAACCCACCTGCAGCACCGCATTTTGGTGGGTCATGGGAGAGATTGATccaatcaataaaaaagaCGCTTGCCTCCTTTGACCTTCCTCATCACCCCACCGATGAGCTATTACGGGCTAGGTTGAGTGAAGTGGAGCTGATTGTTAACTCACGACCCCTGACAGAAATTCCACTCGAAGATGAAGCTGAATCTCCCTTAACGccaaatcatttcattttaggCAGTTCGAACGGAAGCAAGCCTCCGCTACCCTTTGACGATTCCACTCCGTCCGTGCGTAAATCCTGGAAATCAGCACAACAGTTTGCAGACATGTTTTGGAAGAGATGGGTAATCGAGTACCTACCAACACTAACGAAGCGATCGAGATGGTACAAGCAGACGAAACCATTAGATGAAGGCGACTTGGTATTGGTTGCGGATGGAAACAACCCGCGGAACTGCTGGCCTAGGGGACGAATTGTAAAGGTGTATCGAGCTGCTGACAATCAAGTGCGGCGCGTAACTATACAGACAAATAGTGGTTTGTTAGATAGACCGGCAGTAAATGTTGCTATATTGGAGGTCGGCACAACGAAGCTAAGTCGCTGA